The genomic interval gtgttgaaatttttttaagtttttgaaataaaaattattttggatttagtgttggaaaattttagttttttaaataaaagttattttggacttagtgttgaaaaatttttagtttttgaaataaaaattattttggacTTAGtgatgaatttttttatttttgaaataaaaattatttttgacttagtgTTGAAATAAATTCTTGgctttttgaaaatcaaaattatttttgacttagtaCTGTTACaataaatttttagtttttgaaataaatatttttgacttaGTTTAAAAATGGTTTCTTggttaaacaaaaattatttttaagttactaagcaaaaattattttttaaactcgatatttatcaaaaaaaatttcatCAAAAAATTTTTAACTACATGTTACTAAGCTTTTTATGAGATTTTTCTTTTCGACCTAAAGTGCTAAATTGTGAAATTCTTTAAGCTCATTTTtgctaaaacaaaaaaaaaatttctaaattttttccttctcttgcaaaactaatattttttttaagtaaaggctatcttttagggggagctttcctatctttccattcttttctctatttttttaagtaatatttttggtatatggcaaagggggagaaaaaaagTAAAAGTTAAGTAATTAAAGGGAAAGAgaaagttaagtaattagaagTGAATTTAAAAGTGAATAAGTGATTGAGGGAAAGATAGAAGATACAACAAGTTGATTGCACTTTTTGCAACTAAATAGTTTTAATGTTCACTTGAATCTTGATATTACATTTATGTTTGTACGCATTTATGCTACTATTAttatacttaactttgaattttgttggcataatcaaaaggggggagattgttggtgcgggaagcatccgacgatcgaacctaagttttgataatggcaaatggttcaaagttaaggttatttgttatctaacgtatttgaatgagtttgcaggaaagttctaaatgtagttaggtaaaagtcctagctgcggttaggcaagtggaaaatcctaagggatggtaaccctaggtcctagagggtggtaaccctaggcggaaagtcttggcgagccGAGGGCTTTggacaaaagtcctagagtcggggactctaggtggaaagtcctggtgtcgcgaaccaagtggaagactggatgaGTCATGGagtgggcgtccagcagaaagtccagtcagtctggaggatcggtctgacaacaggtaaactctcttaaGTGGAGTATGTGAGAACACGTTCCTtggtgagggaatagtaggtgtcggttcgacctaaggtttccggttggaaatccaaagtcagaatcggacagtttgaagactgtcaaatattttatttatcatgtctatattgtgctaactttactTTGTAGGGTATGATTGattttttggactaacatattttgcaagaAGTGAATCGGATATGATTGtctcggatgaacaatacccgaggcaccctccatggagcttaagGGCACCTCAGGCACCCTCGTTGATAGTTCCGTAGCAAAGGCGCgagggcgcctccatggagcttggaggcgccctagaCGCTAGGCAGAGAGTGCCTTTCATGGAGTTGAGGGCACCCTGGACGCtagtggagggcgccctccatgcggttggaggcgccctcaggcagaTAAGCGATGAAGGAGTCAAAGCTTATCATCGCTGCGAATTCGGCGTggatgagggcaccctccatggtgttggaggcaccctccatgggatACTTAAGCCCAGTTCGAGCAGTAGCAAGGATAGAACAAGAACTCGCAACCATTCTTTCATGTGCTGCTCAAAGGACGATCCGGTAAAGCTATAACAAGACACTGACAACCTGAAGCTTTAAAATTCTGTGTTTTCCGTTGTCAGTATAATTTCATTACTactttacttgtacttcaaattgtaaatttccaagcttatagtgattgcccaaagtaaattctcaacgagcgtgagccttggagtaggagtcttcacaggctccgaaccaagtaaaccaacatgtcatttcttttattgcttttattccgctgcgtattactCGATTTCTTTAAACGAACGAAATATCCACGaatgctattcacctccctccccTCCCCcgcctcccctctagcgctttcgatccaacacatcAATGGGTTTCAGTCAAAATTCACCGATGGATATAATcaactccgattgcacccattttaagTCTTGTGAGTTGCTGGTATTGTAAGGCCTCCGATGGTGCTATCCattacttatttaaagctctcCAGAGGTACTTCAACATTACAATAAATTTCATCTTAAATGTGGATctgatatgatcccatatcaggcccacattaagcctgatatgggatcatatcaaggccaatgtgggcctgatatgttgGGAGCTTGGTCTCTTTGTTCATTAATCACAACTAAGGTTTTGATCTTGATATCTAGAACTTTACACCTTATCTTTATTTTGTAAACTAAAAACTTACTAGCGGTTGCGTTTTTTTTTTCAGGAATTCAAATAGGATAGGTCTACAACTCAACAGGGTGTGCTTAGAAATTTCAAATAGTCTTGTAAATTTGTTTTCATCTCCAACCAAGTTATGACTTAAACAAAATGGATATTATTGTGTTTGTAAGTTAAAAATTGACAGGGTGTGATGTTCATTGAAATCCATCAAGTACATTGTTTCGTGTCAACTGTCATGCCACAAGATTTCTATAATAGCATAAACATTTAGCACAAGAACAGATTTCTGTTGCATAACCTTGTGTTTTCaacaatttaaaatttaacttgagGTTTAGGTTGTCTCAAACAAGAATCAATTATTTTATGCTTCAAATTCTTTTAGTCTCAAAGATATTTTCTATTGAGGTTGTTATTTGGATAGAAGTACAATAAGGGCACTTGATATGAACCAGGTCCTAACATTTAGAGAACTTTAACAAAAAGTTTACAATCGTTCAACTCAAATTTGATACAACAAAATCAACATTAAGCAAATAGTATTTCATTACAACAACATCATATTACACTTATTTTtaaatacaaatatataatttaaagttATTCTTTTATAGTCTATGTAGAACAATCACACTTTCCTCAACCAGTTTTTGTTTGTCATAATTTTATATCCAACCCTAAATCTATAAGCTTTCATTTCAGTCAGTTGATATCTGAAATATCAAACTCTCTACATTGTACATCATAAAAAAATGCACAATCTAACTTacatgaaaataatattaaacttGTAAAAATCTATTTTCAAGTAAAGATGATGGAACATAAACAAATACTTACTGATCTTGTCTGATAGTCGAGGCGACGGAAGCTGGAACGTGGCGCTCCGGCTGACCGTGTGTTAACTCCGTGCGGCCCTGCAACCATAActacgtcagtgtcgagccaaggaaggggtccccggcgttggcccttcgacgctcaagtcagtcaccgacgatgtgTGGAAGCAAAGCAAAGCAACAAACAATAGCAGTAATAGTGGATTGTCGCATACCTCTGCTGAAGCTTGGACCCCCCTTTttatagggctcctgtagcgcACATGCACACTTCCCAAGGAATTCGCGCTTCTCCATGGTTTTCATGAAAAGACGTGTCaagaaagtgtctctgacacaataacttaacgagccgagcatatctTTGATATGACATTAGAAGATTTTGTCATATGATCCTTTGCCTGACCATGCCGCCGACCATGCCGTCTGTCGGCAGCactgactcccaaaaggataccGACAGatactccttttgtctgttattggGCTGAGCGGAAGAGTCGCTCGGTCGACCttcatcttggccgaacactGTCTGCAATTGGTCGAGTAGGATAGACGCTCAGCTGACATTCCACTATCCCTTGTTCCGCTGATGTGCCGAACGGGATTAGTGCTTAGCTGACGGATCTGCTCCTTAGCCGAGTTGGGAAGCTGCTCGGCCATAATATTGATGTGTCTAAATGTAGTCCGCATCACATCACTCTGCTCTACTGATTTCGAGGATTGATGTAAGGCCGAATGAGGTTGCCGCTCGCGCGCCTTTGCGGATACTTGATACTTGCTTTTTAGAGCGTCGGATTCTCGGTGTGTTATCGAGTTGTACTAATGTTGTATCAGGTCTTCTTTATCCCAGTCGAGTGAGTGGGCTGCCCAAACGACCGAGGATATAGGACGGTGgtccaccttgactttgacctacaccgtGGTCGTGATTCATGTCagtaattaaaatatcctttATTATTATGAGATTATCCCTTTCATTTATGACCGTTGTCATGTTCCTATTAACATCCTCCAAATTTTTAACAACTCTATATAATTGTTGCCTTAAGCTTTCAATTTATTCTCCCATTTCCTTGCTCTCACTACAGTCTACCATTTCTTGGTACTACAATATACCTTCTTTGGTTTGAAGTGAAGAACCTTGGCTAACCAACTCAGGTCCTTGAGTTGGAGGAGACCGGTGTGGTACCAAATCTAACTCTAACTCCATCAAAATTAAATCTACAATAATTTGATTTGCAATCACACAGTATATCAACTTTTTaactgtgtcaacatgatagttaggccaACTCCACTGAATGATTCTATGAAATTGTAGAGGATGGTCTGGATCAATGATACTAATGTGTTCACACACTCATACCTTCACTGtgattataaaattaaataatattcacAACAAAATATTGTGAGCTAAATACAATCTAACTTATAGCCAAATTATTTGGAAATTTCTTGAGCAAAGGGGCCTTGGGCGTTGAATTAACAACAAGTGGTTTTAGCCTTAATGTAGGCTCCAAACCAATGACTTCCAATTGAGGAGCCATGAAACTGTACACCAcattgcaccagttaaacctGGCTAAGTTATTAAAGTCATCTACACAGTCAATTGGGGATAGTATAGGTATTCTAAGAACGCTGCTACTACTACAAAACAGAACAATTGTAAAAAAATACAGGATATACAACTTGTTAGTTGATCTTGACTTCCTTATGTGTTTCTATAAATGCTTTGTAAAGCAATCAGACTCTTCGAAAAACTCTATGTACAGTGGACTAgaagcctcatttaaatcgagTCAAACTATCTCTCCATTGTCGGGTAGACCTAGAATTAGTGCAACATCTACCtttgtaaattttaatttttccccaTGAAAGATGAAGTTGTGTTCCTCTTGAtcccaattatcaaacatattctgGATCTGACCTCTTACAAAAGAACTAATAGGAAGGTCGAGGATCCACAAAAAGGATGTGCCTCGAATCATCTATTTTTGTTCTATAATTGGTTGAACAGAAGAAATAAATTTACTAAAATGACAAAGGCTACTTTTctagttcattcttttagttcaTCCTCTATTGACATAACTTGGATATATAACTAGGTCAAGCAAGACAACTGGCACGCCACAAGAACTCCATCGGTAATAGTTAGAACTAAGTGTTGACATTATATCTAGTTtctcctcgctcaacccttcctaGTGATTATGAATTTGTAGAAATTCAAATACCCTAGGCCTATCAataggtttcggtcaaaacctacTAATGGACCTAGATAATTTCGATCGCAcccatttcaagtcttgtgagttgatggtgttgcaaggactccaatggTACTATCCATTACTTATTTAAAACTCTCTAGAGGTGCTTCAACGTtatgataaattttatcttgaatGTAGGCTTAATATGAGATCATATCATACCTACGTTGGACCTAATATTGAATCATTTCAGGGCCTTGTTAGGCATGATATCCCAATGCCAGGGCCATCTACTGACCAAAATGAAAATATCAAGTTTTTCAAACTATTTCATTTTACTATACTACTTACTACTTTGtgcttaaaatttataattatatgTTGTACCTAAGAATCTAAAGATTTGAGTAGTTAAatcttaattttgaaatatattgactAATATACCACAAATATGCTATATATCTTGTATGTCTAAGAAAATACTAAAGGGGAACTGTTTGATCATTACTATGTATTGATTATGAAAATAACATATCCACAATACCTTCCTTTCATTGTGGCTGCTCAAAAAAAACTGTTAAAGCAACCTAACATATTGTTCAAATACAATTTTTATGCAACATCaactaaagtatataaattttaaacattaaaattattaACAACTAAACCTAAACTAGTTGAACTTTTCCAAATCATATTATTTCTAAATATATCCGACAGTAGTGTTGTTTTGACCTAGTTAGGTTCTATGAGTTTCTAAGGTGAACATGTCTAGGATAGATACCTTTGAGGATAATTGAACAGCAGAGCTTGAAACACCTGCCGAACATCTTTGCACCATTCTGAAAGGAGAGTTTTaatggaaaccctaaacccttcactATAGAGAGGCGATCACTGTAGATTTCATTAGAAACTCTTCACATCGCCTGAGGAACACATGAAGACATTTGAGTAGGCTTTCGGTGGGGGATGATCTCGCCACTAAAAGAGATCTCCAGAATTTTTGAAATTGGAGAGTTAAGGAAAGATATTAGGCCTGCACGtgctgagagagagagagaaaaatatttacGTCATCAGCATCCAAACTTCAATAATATTTTCAAATCATTTTCAAATAAAAATGTGATTCGGATGCCCTAAAAAATGGGGTAGCGAAAGGGGAGGTTGGCTGAACGGGTAGAATAGAAATATTACATATTTGATTACACCCTTTGACAAAAACAAAACTATAGTGCtccttttgataaattcaaaatttggcGTTTGACATTTGATAAATTGTTGCTCCATTTTTTGATATCGTGTATGgttttatcttttttataattattattttgaattattttcaaaatagaaaattaatAATTATCACTATTAATTCTTTATCAGgtcaaattttaatattttatgatttaatttctGCGACCCATTCAATTGAAATCTTGGAAACAAAGGGtgttctttcctaggaatcggaatgagaatgagaatcatagtaTTGTGAAATGGAAATGTGTTTGAGAatagatatcactcttaaaaataatattttgttagttgaatattttctattgaaataaactaaaattttctttttttacccttagaagaaaataagagaaaaaaattatatgtgagagaaagttgaatgtaagagaaaaatacaatgagagagaataatgagagagaaagtgtgatgagagaaaaaatatgatggaaAAGAATAGAAAGGAAAAGTTTGATGGAAGAGaacatgatgagagaggatgtgagagaaaatgtgatgagagaaagtatcatgggagagaatgaagagagaaagtgttatgagagacaatgaggagagagagtgtgtgatgagagaaattaaggagagagaaaatatgatgagagagaaaatgtgatgagagaggatgatgagagagaaagtatcatGAGAAAGAAAGTATCatgagaaagaaaaaggagagtgataggagagaaagcatgatgagagagtgtgaaaagagagaaaatgtgatgagagagaaaatgtgatgggagaaaataaaaagagagaaagtatgatgagagaaaataaggaaagagagtgtgatgggagagattgaagagagagagtgtgtgatgggagagattgaagagagagagagagtgtaatgaggaaaaaagaagaaagatAGTGTGATAggagataaagtatgatgagagacgatgaggagagagaaagtgtgatgagatagaaagcatgatgagagagaaaatatgttgagagaaaatgaggagagagtgtgtgatgggagagattgagaagagagaaagtatgatgaaagagaaagcgTGATGATAAaaggaggagagagaaagtatggtggcAAAAGATGACTACTCTCACCCCCAGCGCCTCCGCCAACCAGTCACATGGCcaacaaggaggagagggagaaagaatgtatgataagagagaacaaagagagaaaatgatatgaaagaaaaattgaacaaatatattaagggtattttcgtccaaaacttaattctcatttccattctcatcaaaacccaagggggtGATGAGTTTCATCAATATCCAAATTTTTAGTTTCATTCCTAAATTTGAATTTCATTCCtatcaaccaaatacaagatttAGGAATGAAtttattccctcattcccaaacccctaaaccaaacgccacctaaggGGGTGCTTGGTTAGATGGAAtgagagtggggaatgggaaaggGATTAAAAGTTGATGTTTAGTTTGGGGGATTGGTGGTGGGTCCCACGGACTCAATCCCCCTAATATGGGAATGGGTCATTACCAAATAAAATGGGGAATGGGAAAAAATAGTATTCATATTGAAATCCCTCAATTCCTATTCTCCATCTCTATTCCCTTCTGCGAACCAAACACCCCTAAGTATTTAGGTGACGTTTGGTTTAAAGGtttaggaatgagggaatggattcattctcaaaccttgtgtttggttgatgggaatggaatcaagattttggaatgaaaacttgggtatggatgaaactcaccccctcccttgggttttgatagaatgggaataagaattaagttttggacgaaaatatccttagtatatttgttcaattttttttcatttcactctctctccttgttctctctcatcatattttctctctcctcattctatcatcacattttgACTCTCaagatactttctctctcctcattctctctcatcacacattctctaccatttttctctctatattttctctcatcacacactctctcattattttctctctcttcattttctcctcattttttccatcatactttctctgttCTCaatcttaccatactctctcttcatattttatctcatcacactttctctctcttaatTCTATTCCATCAcaatctctctcctcattttttctcatcacacagtctctaccattttctctctgtattctttctcatcacacactctctctcacattattttctctctcttcattctctcttcaATTTTCAtcaaactttctctctcattattctttctctctcctcaatctctcttagcatactctctcatcacactttctctcttttcactttctctctcatcatatgttactctcacattcaactttctcttccatctaaatttttctcttattttcctctaaaggtaaaaaagaaaatttaggttcattccgattgaaaatattcaactaaccaaatattatttttaagaatgatacccaagctcatactcattctcattccacaataccaTGATACCTATTCctattccgattcctaggagagaaccaaacgtcaCCTTAACTTtcattttaaatagttttttattaataaaaaattgtcGAACTACTATAATGTTTATTCGAGTAGGTCCGCTTGTCTCAGTATCACAGCATCGTTAATGAGACAGCTCATTTTCTCCTCTCCCCCCGAACAATATACGAGTTGCTAGGGATTCGAAGGAGGGATTCTTCGTTGAACATATACGCAATCGCTTGCTTCTGGGTAGATTTGTTGGTCTTTTTTACGGTTTGCTGTAATGGCGTTTATCAATCAACGCTTCCTGCTGCATGTCTCGCTTACTTCTATAGATTTAAATTCTAGGGGGTTTTGGTGCTATTGTATTGCAAATATCGCTTCATTGATTCTTCTTGCTTGCTTTCTGTGGTATCCTTCTATTCCAACTTTGCATTCATTGAGGTGTCTTTCTTGGTTTTACATGGTTTGGGTGAAACGAAAAATGCCCAAGGTGTTCAGTCTACAGAATTATTGGTTGCATAGTTTTGAAATagtaaaaaatttacaaaaatgtGATAACGTAGAGGATCCCATGTATTGAATTATGATTTTTTGAGAATTAATACAATTTTAATTTGTAACACAGTAAACAAATGCGAACTTTGTTTAAGAAAACTGAAGGTTAGGACGTATgcaaattaagtttagtttaactGGATGTAGGAGAGACACAAAGAAATTTTCTTCTAAAAAATAGGATTGCCTAATTAAACATGTTTAGCTTAGAAAACTTAATCAATCATTTAGCTGAACTTAGGAGGATTAGAAattctaggatttttcaaaacctcAAGGTTATAACATCAAAGGAGGATTTGTAATTGCAATGGTTGCTGTGGCTGAAAAATAAAATCAAGATGTCACCTAAAATAGGCAAACAAACTTGTCGAACTAAATCTGAAGTAGGCCAAGCATTCATTTTGGCTTGGCCTCTTTAGGTGAGACTTTCTTGTGCTTTATAATTATGGGTAAATTTGTATTATTAATTGACGCTTGCAAGATATCTGAACATGGTACAGAATCATTCTACTTTACGAATTATACTTGTTTGGTTAAACCAGAAAAGTTCTGACCATCTTGATCTGTTAAGATGGTGGGCCAATTTTGAAGTTTATTAGACACATTTGATATCATTTCATAGATAACTGGATGGGGCTCAAATTAGGTATAATTCAGTAAAACAGACTAATGTGGTTGCCGCAcagagaaaatgagaagaattAGGAAAACAATAACATGAAAACAACATGTCTCATATCTAAGAGATTTTGTAGCTGATCTCTTGCAATCAAGATACCTCCGTTTCTTCTTGAGAACAAGCAAATTTTGCTGGTAGACCTTTGAGTTTCATTTGGAGCTCAGTTTCTTCATTTTTGAGCAAGCTATTCTCTTGGATGATCTGATCACGCTCTCCCATCACATGGTTTAACTCATTTAGAAGCTGATGATTTACTGACCGGAGATGGATGACCTGTGAGTACAATTCACCAAGATGCTTTTGCTTTCTCATCCGCGATCGGCGAGCGGATTCTCTATTTGATATCATCCTCCTCTTTCTCCTTTCTTCAGCTTGGATTAGTTTGTCACCACCTGGCTTGTCTGAAATTGCACTGTCCATAAGGCAGGCAATGGGAACATTCATGCCATGCACCACCGGCATGGTCTGCAAGTGTTCAGTAAAATGAGGTCCAAACAGACAGCTAAAGTTAGCAGTCTTAATATTCCCTTGATGCATATTGTAGTGGACTCTGAAAGAAGGTGACTTTGAAGGTGAAAGTTATCTAATGCTGGCAACTTCTCCTGGATGCATGATTTTGGTAGTTTGCATAGCATAGACAGGGCTAAAGGAGGCAGGGAGGAAGGAGAGGTTGTGAACATTTATTGGAGGGAAGAGGAGGAAAGGTGGAAGGTTTGCAGCTTTATTTATAGTGCTAATGGGTAGAGAAGGGGAGGACTATCGAAAGCACTTTTACACCTTATTAAGGACCTGATAGATGTGCAACTAATGCATATACGGTTTCTTTTATTATGTGGTCACCATTATAAACTGTCTGATGGTCATCAAACAGTGATGTGAAATTCTGGACCCTCTCATAACATCACAATTTCATGGTGCTGTTACCATTAAGGTAATTTGTTATTGGCTAACAGTGACAGGCATTTGGCCATAAAGTGGGAGTATGTCATGGCGTTTTTACTTTATTTGTGGATTATGAATGATCATGGCAGTTCTAATACATGCAAATTGTGTCCTGGACATAGAGCGAGATAAGGATCACACCTGAGAATAATGATTAGTGTTAGGAAACAGAATTTCTCTTACATAGATGTTAGCACTAGAAGAGCAAGCTATGTTTTAGGGAGTAAACAATTGAAACTGAGGCAAACAAAAATTTCAAGAAGTGTTAGGTTATTTTATCTACTAAGAATGGctttttttttcatgataatgCTATGGAAGTCACTTTCTATAAAGTGAATGAACAGTGACATATGCACCATTATGGACCCTATCAATTTGAAGGGAGTGGATAATTATGCAACAAGAAGTGCTTCCAAGTCTTAAACAAATGCAAGAGCCTTTCAGAACTACACAAAGGAGTTTCTTCGAACGGAGgcatttttttaaaaccaaaaaattaTATGCTGGCAGGGTTATCAAGATTTCTTAG from Zingiber officinale cultivar Zhangliang chromosome 6B, Zo_v1.1, whole genome shotgun sequence carries:
- the LOC121991244 gene encoding basic leucine zipper 43-like; translated protein: MPVVHGMNVPIACLMDSAISDKPGGDKLIQAEERRKRRMISNRESARRSRMRKQKHLGELYSQVIHLRSVNHQLLNELNHVMGERDQIIQENSLLKNEETELQMKLKGLPAKFACSQEETEVS